From the Syngnathoides biaculeatus isolate LvHL_M chromosome 10, ASM1980259v1, whole genome shotgun sequence genome, one window contains:
- the si:ch211-161c3.5 gene encoding uncharacterized protein C3orf18 homolog, which produces MALPEGKTTASFLSAAATAAPPLASSSAMRDDVTSRTTLVTVTVPANESSFNTAFPEAAVEGPGMGMVLVPFGVITVIGLALALLLYIRKRKRLEKLRHQLMPMYNFDPAEEQDDLLEQELLDHGRDGALAGTNAKTLRTSQGTTQRPSRLVFTDVAKALNA; this is translated from the exons ATGGCCTTGCCCGAAGGCAAAACGACGGCAAGTTTCCTCTCGGCAGCTGCCACCGCGGCCCCGCCGCTGGCCTCCTCGAGCGCAATGAGAGACGACGTCACGTCCAGGACGACGCTCGTGACCGTTACCGTCCCGGCCAACGAGAGCAGCTTCAACACGGCGTTCCCGGAGGCGGCCGTCGAGGGGCCGGGGATGGGAATGGTGCTCGTGCCCTTCGGCGTCATCACCGTCATCGGGCTGGCACTGGCTTTG TTGCTGTACATTCGGAAAAGGAAGCG TTTGGAGAAGCTGAGGCACCAGCTCATGCCCATGTACAACTTCGACCCGGCCGAAGAACAAGACGACCTGCTGGAACAGGAACTGCTGGATCACGGCCGGGATGGCGCACTCGCCGGTACCAATGCAAAG ACTCTCCGGACCTCGCAGGGGACCACCCAGAGACCCAGTCGCCTGGTCTTCACAGATGTAGCCAAAGCTCTCAACGCTTAA
- the si:ch211-161c3.6 gene encoding high mobility group AT-hook 2b isoform X3: MSSSGPKEPSPPGPASPEPEQRRGRGRPRKHRPVSGEEPVGPPTPKRPRGRPKGSRNKGPKTPLKRVEAAGERRRRGRPRKWKLVEEGSEEQKVQSEEGGPERSSPQEEGQ; the protein is encoded by the exons ATGAGTAGCAGTGGGCCCAAAGAGCCGTCCCCTCCCGGGCCCGCCTCCCCCGAGCCCGAGCAGCGCAGGGGGCGAGGTCGTCCACGCAAGCATCGGCCG GTTTCTGGGGAGGAGCCTGTCGGACCGCCGACTCCTAAACGACCAAGAGGAAGGCCCAAGGGCAGCAGGAACAAAGGCCCGAAAACTCCCCTTAAG AGAGTCGAGGCGGCCGGAGAAAGACGGCGGCGGGGGCGACCGAGGAAATGG AAGTTGGTTgaagaaggaagtgaagagCAAAAG GTGCAGTCAGAGGAAGGGGGGCCGGAGCGCTCTTCGCCTCAAGAGGAAGGCCAGTAA
- the si:ch211-161c3.6 gene encoding high mobility group AT-hook 2b isoform X2 has product MSSSGPKEPSPPGPASPEPEQRRGRGRPRKHRPVSGEEPVGPPTPKRPRGRPKGSRNKGPKTPLKRVEAAGERRRRGRPRKWLQKLVEEGSEEQKVQSEEGGPERSSPQEEGQ; this is encoded by the exons ATGAGTAGCAGTGGGCCCAAAGAGCCGTCCCCTCCCGGGCCCGCCTCCCCCGAGCCCGAGCAGCGCAGGGGGCGAGGTCGTCCACGCAAGCATCGGCCG GTTTCTGGGGAGGAGCCTGTCGGACCGCCGACTCCTAAACGACCAAGAGGAAGGCCCAAGGGCAGCAGGAACAAAGGCCCGAAAACTCCCCTTAAG AGAGTCGAGGCGGCCGGAGAAAGACGGCGGCGGGGGCGACCGAGGAAATGG TTGCAGAAGTTGGTTgaagaaggaagtgaagagCAAAAG GTGCAGTCAGAGGAAGGGGGGCCGGAGCGCTCTTCGCCTCAAGAGGAAGGCCAGTAA
- the si:ch211-161c3.6 gene encoding high mobility group AT-hook 2b isoform X1 codes for MSSSGPKEPSPPGPASPEPEQRRGRGRPRKHRPVSGEEPVGPPTPKRPRGRPKGSRNKGPKTPLKRVEAAGERRRRGRPRKWLQKLVEEGSEEQKQFIVTDGVEVHTPMDSLSGMVSRPALRLTGDQFRV; via the exons ATGAGTAGCAGTGGGCCCAAAGAGCCGTCCCCTCCCGGGCCCGCCTCCCCCGAGCCCGAGCAGCGCAGGGGGCGAGGTCGTCCACGCAAGCATCGGCCG GTTTCTGGGGAGGAGCCTGTCGGACCGCCGACTCCTAAACGACCAAGAGGAAGGCCCAAGGGCAGCAGGAACAAAGGCCCGAAAACTCCCCTTAAG AGAGTCGAGGCGGCCGGAGAAAGACGGCGGCGGGGGCGACCGAGGAAATGG TTGCAGAAGTTGGTTgaagaaggaagtgaagagCAAAAG CAATttatagtcactgatggtgtagaggTACACACGCCGATGGATTCCCTCTCAGGGATGGTGTCGAgacctgccctgcgactgactggcgaccagttcagagtgtag
- the si:ch211-161c3.6 gene encoding high mobility group AT-hook 2b isoform X4 — MSSSGPKEPSPPGPASPEPEQRRGRGRPRKHRPVSGEEPVGPPTPKRPRGRPKGSRNKGPKTPLKRVEAAGERRRRGRPRKWLQKLVEEGSEEQKSLMV, encoded by the exons ATGAGTAGCAGTGGGCCCAAAGAGCCGTCCCCTCCCGGGCCCGCCTCCCCCGAGCCCGAGCAGCGCAGGGGGCGAGGTCGTCCACGCAAGCATCGGCCG GTTTCTGGGGAGGAGCCTGTCGGACCGCCGACTCCTAAACGACCAAGAGGAAGGCCCAAGGGCAGCAGGAACAAAGGCCCGAAAACTCCCCTTAAG AGAGTCGAGGCGGCCGGAGAAAGACGGCGGCGGGGGCGACCGAGGAAATGG TTGCAGAAGTTGGTTgaagaaggaagtgaagagCAAAAG tcactgatggtgtag